Genomic segment of Mucilaginibacter sabulilitoris:
AGTACATTACGCTGCTGTCTGATGCCATGGCGACTTTACGCTCTGCTGCGTCCCAATGCTCGGGATGCTGCCATACGCCGCAGCACATCCAACCAGTCATTACCAGCATGCCGTATTTATCGCACAGGTCGTAAAAGTTATCATCCTCCATTTTACCTTCCGAACGGATGATGTTCATGTTCATATCACGCACCAGCTTCACTTCCTGCTCCTGTCTTTCGGGCGAACGGCGCTGAAAAATATCTGGTGACCATGCCGCTCCGCGGATCATGATCTGTTTGCCGTTCACCATAAACACTCTCGATTCGTTATTTAAAAGTTTGGAATCCATTTGTTTGATACCAAATTTCTCCCACAACGTATTGCCCACTTTGCCATCAACCTCAGCCGATAGGTCTACCCTATTCAATTCGGGCTTGCCGTACTGCCAGGGCCACCAAATACGCGGATTCTGTATATTTAGTTGCTTAAAAGCCTCGGACGTAAAGGTTATATTTTTTGATTCCTTAGGCATTAAATGTACTTTTTGTTCAAAGGCTACATCATTATTAATATGTCCTTTAATTACAGCATCCTGGGCGGTATTGGTATAGTTGGTCACTTGCGCATCTACCGTTAAATGGGCTACGGCTAATGATGGCAGATCAAATTTGGTGGTAACCAGTGGGTACTGCACTCCTACTTTGTCATAGGTTTTTAATTCAATATTATTTACTATCCCGCCGTTATAATCGGGCGGATAAGGTATCCAGTCGGCATAGTCAATTGCTAAGTCGCCTCTTGATTTGTTAGGCGTAAATGGTCTTACCACCTCCAGCGCAAGTACATTATTGCCAGTGTAATTGATGTGGTTGGTTACATCTAACTGAATGATCCTGAAAGGGCCTTTTATCCGGGTTGAATCGGCTATTTTTATGCCGTTGAGCCATACATTAGCTTTGTAATTAATACCATGCAAACGCAGTATCACATTTTTACCATTTTCTGCCGCAGGCAAGGTAAACTCACGCCTAAACCACCAGGGTTTGTCTAATTTGGCGTCTTTTAGTTTCATCAGGTTTCGCCCCATAAAAGGGTCAAAATCATATATCTTATTGGCCAGTAAGCCGGCAATTATAGTTGTGGGCACGCTTACCTTGTACCAGCTTTGGGTATCGTAATTTTCTTTTGAAATTTTATCGGCCGGTGCCGCATCGGTTACGGCCGACTGCATTTTCCAGTCATCCTTTAAGATCAATTGAAAATTTTCCTGCCTTGACTGCGAAAACGCCTGGCAAAAAGTAAAGGGTAAAATGAGCGTAAATATGAGCTTTTTCATGCTATAGCTATTTTATTGTTGACTATCATAATATAAGGCCGCGGCCCCTATAATGCCGCTATTCTGCAATTCCGACACTTCTACCTTTATACGTTCGGCAGTTTTTGTGTAGGCAAAGGTTTTGATCTCCTGCCACATGGTTTGCTCAAAAAATTGATACGCCTGCCTGACTGAGCCCCCCAGTACAATCAATTGCGGATCATAAGCATACATCACCTGTTTTATGGCATTACCTATGTGCTTGCCCAACTCTTTATAAAGTTCTAAAGCCTTTGCATCGCCTTTTTGAGCATCCTCAAATACCTGCACCCCATCTAATCCATACACATTAGTAAAAAACGAGCCACTGCTATAATACTCCAATATATTATCCCGGTACGGAAATAACCCAAACTCTCCCGCACCGCAGTTAGATCCGGCATACAGATGTTTGTTTATCATGATACCTGCTCCTAAACCGGTTCCCAGCGTTAACCCCACCATCGAATCGACATTATGGCCCTTGCCAAAATAAAACTCGCCTACGGCGAAGCAATTGGCATCATTATTCACATAAACGGGTATGTGGTAACGGGCTTCCATTAATTGTTTTAGGTGCACTTCTTTCCATGATGGTATATATTGTACATCATAAACAATCCCTTCGGCTACATCAACCACACTGGGTACGCCAATGCCAATAGCCGCAACGTTATTTACCTTCAATAAGGCATCAACCACTTTATAAATATCATTTAACACTTCTTCTACAGAGCCGTCACTCTTTATTTTTTGCGATACGATAGCTGACAGCGAACTGCCTTCAACAATCGCCCCGCGTATGTTTGTAGCACCCAGGTCAATCCCTATAACTTTAGTATTATTCATTAGCCGTTTTCTTTTTTATATCGATAGTTTTATTAGTGATAAGCGGTTTGGCCCAAAAGCCTACGCTTAGGATATAGCCCAGGGTAATGTACAAAAAGAACATACCCGCCCTTAAACCAAATGCATCGCCCAGCAGGCCGATAACAGGAGGTATTAAAGCGCCTCCGATAATAGCCGTAACCAACAGCCCCGCGAAAGAACCGTGATCTTTGCTGACAGAATTAAGCGCAAGCGAAAAGATGATCGGATACATTACCGAAGCAAAAAAACCAACCAGCGGGAACGCGATCAAAGCCACATTTGTTGGCCCAAACAGAGCCGCTGTTAGACAAATCAAAGCCAATATGGTGAAACCGATAAGCACTTTACGACTGTCCATTACCTTTAATAAAAACAATCCAAGGATACCTCCCGCAGTCATCAACCCCCAGAAATAAGCCACGGTATCAGCCCCTTTGGTTTGCGGATCGAGGCCATGGTAAGTATTTAAAAACTGAGATATCCAGTTGGCAATGCCTTGCTCGGTACCTACATAGCAAAACATAGCCACCAAAAACAGGATAACTATGGGTTGTTTAAACAAGGCAAAGTGCGTTTGTAAAGAGCCTACTTGCTCATCTTCCTTCAACTCAACCTTAGGGAATTTGGTAAACGCCAACAAGATGACCATGGCAAGACAAATAACCACGAAAAGCCAGTAAAGTGAGATCCAGGGTAAATTTTCGGGGACTAACGAATGCAGCAGCCCCATAATGCCCCCGTGATTATCTTCTTTTAATGCCTTAACCATATAAGAGTACACAAGCGGACTAAGGAAAGACGCTAAACCGAATATAAGCTGGGCAAGTACCGAGGTAAAAGCGTAATTCTCTTCGCCGCCGGATGTTCTTAGCAGTGGATTGATCACCACCTGTAGCATAGCCATTCCGCAGCCGATCAGGAATAAGGATACTATGGCGCTTAAATAATTTGGAACCGTAGCCAACAGCAGCGAGCCTAAAAAAGCCACTATAAATGCAGCCACCATTATTTTCTTCTCCTTAAAAGTTTCGAGCATAATGGCCGATGGAACCGACATAACACCATACGCTATGAAGAACGCCAGCGGGAGCACGCCCGCCATCGTATAGCTCAACTTAAATACTTTAATAATATCTGGTATTAAAGGACCTATTACATTGGTTAAAAACGAGATAACAAAAAAGATCAGCATGATCAATGCTACAATGTAGTAGTTACGTTTCATTGGTTATAAATAATGGTTTACAATTTTGATTGCGTTAATATCCGCAATTATTCTTTTAAAGATGCAACTTATTTAATTTGTTACAATTACTTTTTAAAAAAATTTAAAAACTAAATTAATTGTATATGGATGATGGGCAAGCAGGAGAAATCGCATCAATCCTAACAAATATACGCTATGCAAAATTAGATTGTCTTATTTTATAAAGCCAGGTTTTACAAATGGAAGAGACATTATCAAGGGTTGTTTTTTACCTTGAGCAATATTTTGCTGATCTTAGAATACAGCTTCAAAAACTAATCATTTACTGTGGATATTAAACAAATCATTAATCAGATCTATGTGATACCGGAAAAATCGGCGTTAAAACTCGAGCAGTCTATAGAGCAAATCAGTTTGCCAAAAGGGCGTATCCTTTTTGAAACCCAGAAAACCGGCAAAAGCGTTTATTTTATTAAAAAAGGCATAGTAAGAGCATATTTGTTTCAATATGATAACGAGGTGACCTTTTGGTTTGGTAAAGAAGGTGACACTGTTATTTCGATGCGGAGCTATGTTGAAAACAAGCCAGGATATGAAAATATTGAACTTCTGGAAGATTGTATACTGTATCATATCAAAACACGCGATCTGAAAAAGCTTTTTGATGAAGATATACATATCGCTAACTGGGGCAGAAGATTTGCCGAGATAGAATTGATCAAAGTTGAAGAAAGATTAATTTCCCGGCAGTTCAGTATGGCTGCCGATAGATATAAGGCACTCCTGGAAAACAATCCCGACCTGATCAAAAGGGTACAACTTTGCCACATAGCATCTTATCTTGGCATTACACAGGTAAGTTTGAGCCGGATAAGATCAGAGATCAGATAATTTCATTATTTATCCTATGTTAATTTTCAGGTTGATGCCCATCACGACCTTTACAAAAAAATAACATATTATGAATTGGATCTTATTAATAATTGCGGGCCTTTGCGAAGTGGCATTCGCATCATGTTTAAGTAAAGCAAAGGAAGTGACCGGATTTGAAGCTTACCTATGGTACGGCGGTTTTTTTATAACCATGACCCTGAGTATGGTATTATTAATAAAAGTTGTGCAAACCATGCCTATAGGAACCGCGTATGCTGTTTGGACCGGTATAGGCGCGGTAGGCACCGTATTGGCGGGAATATTAATATTTAAAGACCCGGCCACTTTTTGGCGCCTGTTTTTCCTGAGTACTTTAGTAATATCTATCGTTGGGCTTAAATTTGTTGCAGAATAAGGGTATCGTATTGCTTCGAGGAAAAAAATAAAGCCGGCGTCAACCTTATGGTAACCGGCTTTATTTTTATAGGCAAAACCGCTATTGATTTATCCTGAACGATTCTGTAGCGGTTATAGTAGTATGTGTGCAGGTCATGGCTTGGGTTCCGCCCTCGCTTGAAATGTATTTTCCATTGTTCCCCTTAAACGAAATAGTTCCGTTTGCATTGAAAACCCAGTCAAATTGTTCCCACGGGCCAATGGAGGCTCGGTTACAGTTAATGGCCTGCGTTCCGTTTTCTGAGGATACATATTTACCGGAATTTAGCAAAGCTACTTTTCCGCCTCCTGCATTAACAACAGTAAACTGCTCCCATCCCTGTGCTGCCGGGCGATTACAGTTCATGGCCTGGGTACCATTTTCAGAACTTACATATTGGTTATTTGAACCTTTTATGGTAACCGTTTGTCCGAAGGGGACTGTGCCGGTACCCCCTGCTACCGGCTGGGTTGGCCGTATTGCGGTAAGGCCAATTTGCCCTTTGAGCATTTTACCCCCATCGCCGGTTAAGCGAAGGTAATAATCGGCCGAACATACTGTACCATCTTCATCCAGTGATAAAAAATTAGAACCAGCCGGAACAAATGATGAGTTTTCTGATGTTTTAGCAATCTGGTTCCCCTCATTGTATTCATCAAACATCGATATATAAAGTCCCTGGGCACCGCCCCTGATCAGGTTATAAAACTGGGTCCACATTAAATCGCCGTGTGCCCTTTGCCGCAATTGCAGATCACCTGGCAACACGCAAGGCTGATAATCAATACCATTGGTATTACAATAAGCCTGGTCACCAACCTGATGGTCGTTATAAAAATTATTAGCCTCGGTTACATTGGCTATTTTGCCGATCATCCATGGTGATATCATATTCAGCGCATTACAGGTTGGTAAAAAATTGGGCTGTATATCAATTGCGTTGGTATCGCGCCATGAGGCCGGTACTCCACCTATTACATAACAACCCTGGCCTTTAAACCAATTGATCACATCTAAACAAACAGCTGAAGAAAATGGATGGTTAGCGTCCTTAAAACCCAGTCCCCAGATACATACTACCGGTTTCCCATTTTGTTTGGCATAGGCTGATGATGAAGTATATGCCGACATTTTATTAGTCCAATCAGTTTTGATCTCCGATTGCATATTCGTCCATCCGGTTATATCATACATGATATAAAATTTACGGCCACTGGCCTCGGCTGCGGTTTTTACCTTAGCGGTTATCGCGTCACGCACAGGTCCTTCCCCACCAGTAGGGTTAAAGCGTTGCAGGGCGGCACAGTCTATATTGTTTTGCTGCATCCACTGAAACTGTACATTTACAGTTTGATCATTAAAAGATGAGAATAATTTTGCCGGACTTCCATTATTCAAATTAGCAAAACCCGTTTGATACGAACTGGTATACTCACGCATATCAGGCCATGATTTGATGCCTATATTATTTGTTGATGGTGCCTGGCTTGCATTCGGCGCCCAATGCCACCAAATGTTAATTGGCGAACCATCGCCAATGGCAGCAAACCAGCCCTGGTAGCCCACCGTTATCTTCCCCACCACATCACCTACCGGCGAGGAGAATGTTTTTTTACTTTTCCCATCAGGGGCGATTGATGAATTGCTTTTAAGATCCTTTTTTGAGCAGCTGCTTATTATAGCCAATAAGGATAATAAAAATATGGCTTTAATATTTTTCAGATTCATAATTTAAATGTTTAATAATTGGTTTGATGTTGGTTAATACTCAAGAATAGGCGCATTTAACCCTAAGGGGGTACAAAAACATAAATTTTCATAGATATTACAGTCAATAAGTCCGGAAGCTTTGAGGATAAAGCCACTCAGTTACAATTGGTTATTACTATAAATTAAGCGCCCCGCTATTAAAAAAACCTTAATAAATACTTAATTAATAGGTATCATTTCAATTTATAATTAATACGGATGCAGTAAAAAGAAAAAGCCCGAACTCTAATGAGTCCGGGCTATGATTATCATTGTATTGATGGGTCTATCTACTGGCGCAAGTCCTATGAGCTTACCTCCATCCACCGCCGAGGGCGCGGTAAAGGTTCACAATGGCTTGTAGTTCCTGTAGTTTGTCGCTTACGCCGCTTAGCTGGGCGGCCAGCAGGGTTTGTTCAGAGGTGAGTACATCGGTATAGTTGGTTGCCGAGCTGTATCGTAATAATTCCTGAGTATAGTCAACAGATTTTTGCAGGGCTATGATCTGCTTGCTGCGCGCATCTTGCTTCTCTACAGCTGTTTCATGCGCATATAGGGCGTTTGAAACTTCCTGCCCGGCCACAAGTAAAGTTTTTTGAAAACTGTTTAATGCTTCCTGTTGCTGGGCTTGCGCGGTATGCAATCGAGCTTTATTTATTCCCTGGTTAAAAATGGGTTGTGTTAACCCAGCTGCAGCGTTATAGAATATAGATTTATTGAAAAAATCTTTTAAACTTAGGGTAGATAATCCGCCCGAAGCCGTTATGGTAAACGATGGATAGAAATAAGTACGCGCTAAATTGGTATTCTCAAACGCGGCCCTGAAAGCAAGCTCACTTTGCTGTACATCCGGTCGGTTAGTTAGCAGCTGCGTTGGTATCCCGGTTTGCAGTTCAATTACTACCTTTTGATCTGTGAGGGTACTACGTGTTATTGGGCCGGGCGGTCTTGAAAGCAAAATATCTAAAGCATTTTCTGTTTCACGGATACTTCTCTTAATATCCGGTATCGATACCTCGGCAGCATAACGGTTGGCTTCGCTTTGTACCACGGCGGCACCATTCACAACAGCTCCAGCTTTCAACTCTTTCATGGTTTCCACATCCTGGATGCGGTTTTTCAAAGTTTGCTGTGTTATTTCCAGTTGCTTATCGAGGGCCAGCAAGCTAAAATAATTATTTGCAATATCAGCTATCAGTTGGGTTTGAACAGCCCGTTTAGCGGCATCGCTTTGCAAAAAGCTTGCAAGGGCAGCCCGTTTGGTACTGCTTAGTTTACCCCATACGTCGGCCTCCCAGGAAGTACTTAAGCCGGCTTGATAAGTGGTAGTTAAGGTGTTGATATTAATGCCCGGAGGAAAATTTAAACCTGCCTGAGATTGTTTTGACCGTTGCACACTTGCATTACCACTTAAACTTGGAAAAAAGCCTGCCTTACTTTGCTGCAAAGCAGCCTGTGCTTCCAGAATTTTTTGTACAGCGGTTTTAAGGTCGAGGTTATTGCTTAAACCTTCCTGTATCAATGATTTTAAAATGGTATCGGCAAACAGGCTTTGCCATGGCACAGAAGCCATTGTGGCGGTATCTGTTGATTGCTGGTCGCGGTACAGGCCATTGGTATTTACATCCGGCCGCTTATAGCTTTTGGTTATCCGGCAGGAAAATAACGCCGCCGAAAGCAAGGTCAATAAAAATATATACTTTAAACAATTTCTGTTCATAACTGATCTTTTTAACCGACGATTAATGGGCCTTTTCTATTTCAATTGCATCATCGTCATCTTCTTCATCATGCTTTCGCTTCCCGCTTACTTTTTCCTGCAGGTGCTGAAAAATAATAAACAATATAGGGATCACAAATACACCGAACACTGTACCTACAAACATGCCTCCTACCGCGCCGGTACCTATAGACCGGTTGCCATTGGCTCCCGCCCCGCTCGAAACCATCAGCGGCATAATACCGAATATAAAGGCAAAGGAGGTCATCAGGATGGGGCGTAAACGAGCCTCTGCACCTGCTATGGCGGCTGGTATCAGGTCCATGCCCGATCTTCTTCTTTCCAGCGCAAACTCTACTATCAGGATAGCGTTCTTGGCCAGCAAACCGATGAGCATGATGAGTGATATCTGTAAATAAATATTACTATCGATACCAAAGATCTTTGCAAATAGGTAAGTACCTGCCAGACCTACGGGCAATGAGAACAATACAGCGAACGGCAGTATATAGCTTTCATACTGCGCACTTAGCAAAAAGTATACAAACACCAGGCAAAGCATAAATATGTAGGCCGACTGTGTACCTGTGCTTAATTCCTCACGTGTAATACCCGAAAACTCGTAGCCATAACCTGCAGGTAAGCTCTCCAAAGCGGTTTCCTGTATCGCTTTAATAGCATCGCCTGTACTGTAACCCGGATTAGGCTGTCCTGATACCGAAATAGCCGTAAACAAGTTGAAACGAGATATAGATTCCGGACCAAACACCCTTTTCAGCGA
This window contains:
- a CDS encoding ROK family protein; translated protein: MNNTKVIGIDLGATNIRGAIVEGSSLSAIVSQKIKSDGSVEEVLNDIYKVVDALLKVNNVAAIGIGVPSVVDVAEGIVYDVQYIPSWKEVHLKQLMEARYHIPVYVNNDANCFAVGEFYFGKGHNVDSMVGLTLGTGLGAGIMINKHLYAGSNCGAGEFGLFPYRDNILEYYSSGSFFTNVYGLDGVQVFEDAQKGDAKALELYKELGKHIGNAIKQVMYAYDPQLIVLGGSVRQAYQFFEQTMWQEIKTFAYTKTAERIKVEVSELQNSGIIGAAALYYDSQQ
- a CDS encoding Crp/Fnr family transcriptional regulator; protein product: MDIKQIINQIYVIPEKSALKLEQSIEQISLPKGRILFETQKTGKSVYFIKKGIVRAYLFQYDNEVTFWFGKEGDTVISMRSYVENKPGYENIELLEDCILYHIKTRDLKKLFDEDIHIANWGRRFAEIELIKVEERLISRQFSMAADRYKALLENNPDLIKRVQLCHIASYLGITQVSLSRIRSEIR
- a CDS encoding sugar MFS transporter, with translation MKRNYYIVALIMLIFFVISFLTNVIGPLIPDIIKVFKLSYTMAGVLPLAFFIAYGVMSVPSAIMLETFKEKKIMVAAFIVAFLGSLLLATVPNYLSAIVSLFLIGCGMAMLQVVINPLLRTSGGEENYAFTSVLAQLIFGLASFLSPLVYSYMVKALKEDNHGGIMGLLHSLVPENLPWISLYWLFVVICLAMVILLAFTKFPKVELKEDEQVGSLQTHFALFKQPIVILFLVAMFCYVGTEQGIANWISQFLNTYHGLDPQTKGADTVAYFWGLMTAGGILGLFLLKVMDSRKVLIGFTILALICLTAALFGPTNVALIAFPLVGFFASVMYPIIFSLALNSVSKDHGSFAGLLVTAIIGGALIPPVIGLLGDAFGLRAGMFFLYITLGYILSVGFWAKPLITNKTIDIKKKTANE
- a CDS encoding TolC family protein — translated: MNRNCLKYIFLLTLLSAALFSCRITKSYKRPDVNTNGLYRDQQSTDTATMASVPWQSLFADTILKSLIQEGLSNNLDLKTAVQKILEAQAALQQSKAGFFPSLSGNASVQRSKQSQAGLNFPPGININTLTTTYQAGLSTSWEADVWGKLSSTKRAALASFLQSDAAKRAVQTQLIADIANNYFSLLALDKQLEITQQTLKNRIQDVETMKELKAGAVVNGAAVVQSEANRYAAEVSIPDIKRSIRETENALDILLSRPPGPITRSTLTDQKVVIELQTGIPTQLLTNRPDVQQSELAFRAAFENTNLARTYFYPSFTITASGGLSTLSLKDFFNKSIFYNAAAGLTQPIFNQGINKARLHTAQAQQQEALNSFQKTLLVAGQEVSNALYAHETAVEKQDARSKQIIALQKSVDYTQELLRYSSATNYTDVLTSEQTLLAAQLSGVSDKLQELQAIVNLYRALGGGWR
- a CDS encoding DMT family transporter translates to MNWILLIIAGLCEVAFASCLSKAKEVTGFEAYLWYGGFFITMTLSMVLLIKVVQTMPIGTAYAVWTGIGAVGTVLAGILIFKDPATFWRLFFLSTLVISIVGLKFVAE